GGCGTTTCGTGATAGCACCTGAATAAATCGGCGATAAAATGGAGCCGGTCGGGCAAATCAGCCCAGTCCACTGCGCCTGTGTCGCGCAAGCTGTCGGGCGAGGTGTCAATTCGTTCCAGCAAAGCAACCAAGTCAGGGTTGTTCAATTGTTTCAGCATGGAAGGAAACCCCGCTTTCAAATCATCGCCGAGTCGCAGTCGCAGCCCGTTGGGAAAGCCAAGCACCATCATCCGGTCGGTGAGAAACAAGCGAATACGCTGCCGCACGATGGTAAAAACCCGTTCGATTGCCCTATCCAGTGCCGTGGGCCGCCCGATAAAGCGCATGACCAGCAAGCCATAATATACAATCCAACTGCGGTTAGGGAAAAACGCGGTGACAAGACGGTACAAAAACGGACGAGGCTCTATCACCGATGATTCGAGCGCCGCCGCAATTTCCGGTTGCAGGCGCGTTTGTTCGTGAAAGCCAATTTCGAGATTCGCCAGCAAAATCAGTTCGGCCCTTGTTTTGGCATCCGGCTCGAAAAACGCCTGATAATACCGCGAAAAAGCCTGACGCAGGTATTGTTGGCCATCGGGCGGGTCGCCGGGCCGCAAGGCTTCACAAAAACGGTCTATATTATCGTCATCAAAAGTTGAGTCATCCACGCAAGTGGAGACAAAACGGGCGAACTCGCGCCCAATCTCCGCATACACCTTTTGGTTGCCTCGTGCCACTGCTACGCTGGCCCGTTCCATTGCGGCAGTGGGGTCCAACGCCTCCCACACTATTTGGCGAACGCTTCCCTTTTTCTGTTTCACGCCTTTCAGTCGAATGATTTCTTCTATTTCGACAATGGCCTGCTCAATGATGGGTGTTTTCATCAAGTTGGCCTCCAACGCCTGTGTAACATCTTCACGGCGAATTGTTTGACCAGCCTGTTTGGAAGCCCATGTCGCAAACGTGCACCAATTTGCGCACGGGCCAGTACGCTTCACCATAGCTGCGGACAACTCGTGATAACTTTGCGTGATTTGCAAATTGCGGACAGCGGGGTTTTCTAGCGCCGCAATTCGCTCGACTTCGGCGATAGGGGTGAATTGTTCCATTGTGGATAAATTTGTGGGTCAAACATACATTGACTTCCCGTACTTTCAGAAAGTTGGCATCTTTTGGAAAGTTTGAGTAAACGTCGTTTGGTTTTCAGTTTTTGAGTGACATTTACCCAAAGAAAAAATAACCCGAACCAACAACGGGCAACCAGCAACTTAACAACAATAAATGAACTACATCCTCGCCATTGACCAAGGCACCACCTCCACCCGCGCCATTGTGTTTGACAAGCAAGGCAATACGATTGCTGTGGCGCAACAGGAAATCACGCAGTATTTTCCCAAGCCCGGTTGGGTAGAACACAATGCGCTCGAAATCTGGGAAACCGTGCAGGCAACCGTGCGCGAGGTCGTAGGCAAGGTTGGCGCGGCCAACATAGCTGCCATTGGCATCACCAATCAGCGCGAGACGACCGTTGTGTGGGACAAACGCACGGGAAAACCCGTCTATAACGCCATCGTGTGGCAAAGCCGCCAGACGGTTGATATTTGCGAGGCATTGAAAGCCAAAGGCTTAGACCCAGAGGTCCGCTATAAAACTGGCCTGTTGATAGATGCCTATTTTTCCGGCACCAAAATCAAATGGCTTCTCGACAATGTGCCCGGCGTGCAGGCCGATGCCTTTGCGGGCAATCTGCTATTTGGCACCATTGACACTTGGGTGCTCTGGAACCTTACCGAAGAGCGCACCCACGCCACCGACTACACCAATGCCTCGCGCACCATGCTCTACAACATCCGCGAGCTCGATTGGGACGACGAGTTGCTCGCGTCATTCGACATCCCAAAGTCCATGCTGCCAAAAGTGATGGACTCGTCGGGCATTTTTGGGTACGCCAAGTCGGAGATTATGGGCATCGAGGATATTCCAGTATGTGGAATTGCTGGTGACCAGCAAGCCGCCCTGTACGGTCAAGGCTGCTTCGCC
This genomic interval from Saprospiraceae bacterium contains the following:
- the glpK gene encoding glycerol kinase GlpK; translated protein: MNYILAIDQGTTSTRAIVFDKQGNTIAVAQQEITQYFPKPGWVEHNALEIWETVQATVREVVGKVGAANIAAIGITNQRETTVVWDKRTGKPVYNAIVWQSRQTVDICEALKAKGLDPEVRYKTGLLIDAYFSGTKIKWLLDNVPGVQADAFAGNLLFGTIDTWVLWNLTEERTHATDYTNASRTMLYNIRELDWDDELLASFDIPKSMLPKVMDSSGIFGYAKSEIMGIEDIPVCGIAGDQQAALYGQGCFAEGMAKNTYGTGCFMLMNTGAKAVASKNGLLTTIAWGLNGEVKYALEGSIFVAGSAVKWMRDTVELVADVAETEHHALSLSSSEGVYVVPAFVGLGTPYWDSEVRGAIFGLTRGSSRSHLIRATLESVAYQTKDVLDVMERDSGIQLKTLRVDGGMVRNNFLMQFQSDILGANVERPVVQETTALGAAYLAGLAVGYWKDEADIATNWQLDRSFKPLMPQDDASRLYRGWQKAVEAARVFIP